Genomic window (Vibrio coralliirubri):
GGCAAGCAGGCATTTTTGGCCACTCTATAAGCAACCACCTCCTGAGTAAACAAGTCGACAACGGGAGATAAGTATACTTTCTGCTCTTTGACTTTGAACTCCGTGACATCAGTTACCCACTTTTCATCGGGTTGAGTCGCACTAAAATCTCTTTCAAGAACGTTGGGAGCAGCTTTTCCTGACTCTCCTCGGTATGAACGATACTTTTTAATCCTGACCGTCGATTTAAGGTTGAGCTGAGCCATAAGCCTTTGAACCGTTTTGTGATTAAGCACGAACCCCTGATTCTTTAGTTCCAAGTGAATACGGCGGTAGCCGTATCGCCCCTTATGTTCATGATAAATTGACTTTATCAACCGCAGCTCACGTTCGTAGCTATTTTGGCGCTTGCTCGTTTGAGCCTGATAATAAAAGACACTTTTTGCCAACTGTAGAGTGTGCAGTAAGTGCTTTAATGGGTACTTGCCTTTAAGAGTTAGAGCTATGACCGCTTTTTCTTTGTTCGACGGTTTTTTTTCTGCTCCAACTCTTCCAACTTTTTTAGAACGGCATTCTCGGTTCGTAAGTAGACCAACTCCTCTTTTAGCTCCTCAAGTGTCATTTCATTATCAGGCTTAGTGGTACGTTGAGGTTGCTGTTTCATTGAGGGTCTTCCTTTCTGGCGCATTTCGAGCCCCTTGATACCGAGCTCATTAAATCGTTTAAGCCAGACAGAGAGTATTCCAGGGGATGAGAGGTTTAATACAGCGCTAGTGTGCGTGAGAGACCATTCATTCGTCCACATTAAATTCAATGCTTTTCGTTTTGTTTGAGCAGTCGCGGCATGATTAGTTGGTAAAAATGAATCAGTACCATGGATGGCAAAGACTTGAGCCCAATACCGTATCTGCCTTGAAGAAATTGAATATTGTTTTGCTAAGTAGAGAGATGACGTGCCATCTAAGTATTGCTTAGCAATGATACATTTTAGCTCTCGGCTATATTTGGACATAAAAAGACCCCCAATAATTGGTGTCCAACTATTGGGGGTCAGTTCATAATCAGGGGCTTTAGAATTTTTGCACGATATCCGACGTTTAATCGTCTTCAATCAACTTGTAGATAACAAACAGCGCAATCTCTGCAATTAGCCAAAGCGCACATGTAATCGTCACGTATTTATTATCAAAGATACTGATCCCTTTCAAGATCAGGTCGTAGCCAACAAAAGCACCAATCACCACTGCCAAGATAATCTGTAGGATCTGAATAAAACGAGGCATTCCTCTCTCCTATGTTCTTATATCAAACTATGTGTTTATCACTATATCATTGATAATAAGACAAAAGTGCAGATAATGCTGCACTTTTGTCTTTAACTTTCTGTCAAAAATTGCAATTCAAACGCTGAAGTTAGCGACAATTACGATTTTTTGGCGTCGGTTAATTACGCTTTCTCAGCTTCAGCAATCTTCACTTTCCACGTGTCAGGGCCGATCTGGTGTGCGTTCACGCCGTTAGAGTCAACCGCTACCGTTACAGGCATATCTTCAACTTCAAACTCGTAAATCGCTTCCATACCGAGATCTTCAAACGCAACTACGCGTGCTTTTTTAATTGCTTTCGCGACTAAATAAGCTGCACCGCCAACCGCCATTAGGTAAACCGCTTTGTGCTCTTTGATTGATTCAACCGTTGCAG
Coding sequences:
- a CDS encoding IS3 family transposase → MALTLKGKYPLKHLLHTLQLAKSVFYYQAQTSKRQNSYERELRLIKSIYHEHKGRYGYRRIHLELKNQGFVLNHKTVQRLMAQLNLKSTVRIKKYRSYRGESGKAAPNVLERDFSATQPDEKWVTDVTEFKVKEQKVYLSPVVDLFTQEVVAYRVAKNACLPLVTDMLTEAISTLKPNSKPIIHSDQGWQYRHRQYQKKVAESGLTQSMSRKGNCLDNAVAENFFALLKTEMYHNQSFEDADALIEQIKEYIEYYNTKRIKVKLKGLTPIEYRTQALKAA
- a CDS encoding helix-turn-helix domain-containing protein encodes the protein MSKYSRELKCIIAKQYLDGTSSLYLAKQYSISSRQIRYWAQVFAIHGTDSFLPTNHAATAQTKRKALNLMWTNEWSLTHTSAVLNLSSPGILSVWLKRFNELGIKGLEMRQKGRPSMKQQPQRTTKPDNEMTLEELKEELVYLRTENAVLKKLEELEQKKNRRTKKKRS